The following are encoded in a window of Haliotis asinina isolate JCU_RB_2024 chromosome 14, JCU_Hal_asi_v2, whole genome shotgun sequence genomic DNA:
- the LOC137260608 gene encoding uncharacterized protein, which yields MGVTNLWTILAPVKQHKPLSSLRGQTIAVDLSIWVCENQCVKSMQGVVAKPYLRNLFFRVSYLTQLGVKLVFVIEGAAPQLKWQEMRRRQQALGRGRGGRAGRGGRSNFNARLRECCQLLDLLGIPYVHSRGEAEAMCAALDAAGLVDACITDDGDVFLYGARTVYKNFTMNNKDPHVESYCMAAIEQDLGISRESLVGVALLLGCDYLPGGVPGVGVDRVIKYLQSLKGVDILKRFLQWEKMTVGQCVSKIELFIRQKSLATQDFPQAQVIDEFLSTQEIVPKQAFTWRRPHIAKTQEYAETKMEWPPDYTTEKVLPLVTLWDLVHIADRTLKHVPYLKPSRIVKPRVRHGVPVYEVEWFKSVDDVNTNSEFYTTMEEQGLFTRAFPDLVLQHEEEMGMKKEKKKKGSKKSKKKEQTEDELGDLSSQMLLLELQGDKDAMDDKDSLQVKKELSTQGPIGDPCPIANCRQKPSRCIKDVDELDVRVKQKNKTSLWMSRNSHTVSERSDGQLDTKTKQVTGLAGVKLHKGSSLEFRGTLGTSDKHRPRGDTLDQDDSKISYKSNSSEDSDKPESDSDSDKENEEVFLSLSQRLQMRLGQSSKCRSSSGGFEQCLALKHNTKMKCTSEGGVNSMWSVKCVRTRNSNEKIVAEPNSGAFRSDNCFKKPNVSCNTGMKSDVLIHSQGRRKKANEITDLSQPVLSRDQPINGSTLNLTSDVNVDCQIDRKEPAYSGLRGTTNYKSSQPCSERKPCASSKHISLPVDSTGCGLKGSNAEGQDLSLTGTGPVTDLPQVLKSDVETSEGSNLRLTYPQVKNSPAVSDFTPDTLCENDFSHVAYMTEVHTPDINSRPGIPSVSGTSSVSFDSLSSEESAINRDYLDKSSSTHDNSNTHVPRHGMPASQINSSSSNTELLNESPHHSSVSPKPMKPFCLKSHLFQQTPSPLTGRERSTLYPLTPVTGSASGQAKVLLYQTPSPLFMVKPCISHSVDNRPAHTNQTILFQTPPTDSISAVNSTLQFGNFNMQASLLDDTLFNVTANSTTTGSSFVSHRTQDVGTLDEDHPPITRNVDTNEGSPEMSSSDSLCPPSCGWLTACDGRYDINLSFPLLSIDSMASIEKADVSGREDVASRGQLRGESSESHEIGKNKIDQGSLEKNAYTYCCVKHPIVANGSSEQETEIPNESSYVPGTRTEQNASSEMMFLGRAETDEQILNVNILSSQSQIPPCSQKTIPNRSKLSLRRKGNRCQSTLIQHEVLSCDLERSHALPTVSTTDGSVDSCTDDQTAGPDRIKCSTEDSVIDLCEDADSERENDENPDSEVLDGKPVCVPTNRFVSIDKVFPEALEGDRTFLQMLNEPPHRVRISSKQPLPNFYEDSDSDTVPDWETEIKGAEIRNSNGCSNVSRVSCASSSFSSEEDSAEGSSTATAPTESYSDGMNRTDGFVSISDNHDVGEADDMTMTESPASLSDRLKLRLSNNAQNALKALTTRRNFGLDVNVKPVRKT from the exons ATGGGGGTAACGAACCTTTGGACTATTTTGGCTCCTGTGAAGCAGCACAAGCCTCTGTCATCCCTTCGAGGTCAGACCATCGCTGTTGACCTCAGCATCTGGGTGTGTGAGAACCAGTGTGTCAAATCCATGCAGGGAGTGGTAGCCAAGCCGTATCTCAG GAATCTGTTTTTCCGAGTCAGCTACCTGACCCAGCTGGGCGTAAAGCTGGTGTTTGTGATCGAGGGTGCAGCACCACAGCTGAAGTGGCAAGAGATGAGGAGACGACAACAGGCTCTAGGGCGGGGCAGAGGGGGACGTGCAGGCCGAGGGGGGCGCTCCAACTTCAATGCCCGACTCAGAGAG TGCTGCCAGCTTTTGGATCTGCTTGGAATCCCTTATGTTCACAGTCGTGGTGAAGCGGAGGCCATGTGTGCTGCTCTTGATGCTGCAGGG CTTGTTGATGCATGCATCACAGACGACGGAGATGTGTTCCTGTACGGAGCTCGCACTGTGTACAAGAACTTCACCATGAACAACAAA GATCCTCATGTTGAGAGCTACTGCATGGCTGCCATTGAACAGGACCTTGGGATATCTCGGGAGTCATTGGTGGGTGTAGCACTACTCCTGGGGTGTGACTACCTGCCTGGAGGGGTCCCAGGGGTAGGAGTTGACCGGGTCATCAAGTATCTCCAGTCTCTCAAAGGTGTGGATATACTCAAAAG GTTTCTTCAGTGGGAAAAGATGACAGTCGGTCAATGTGTCAGCAAGATTGAGCTATTTATCCGACAAAAATCTCTTGCAACACAAGATTTTCCCCAAGCCCAG GTTATTGATGAATTTCTAAGCACACAAGAAATAGTACCAAAGCAGGCATTTACATGGAGACGTCCCCACATTGCAAAAACCCAG GAGTATGCAGAGACAAAGATGGAATGGCCGCCAGACTACACAACGGAGAAGGTCTTGCCGCTAGTCACTCTGTGGGACCTGGTGCATATAGCTGACAGAACGCTAAAACATGTGCCCTACCTGAAACCTAGCAG GATTGTGAAGCCACGTGTCCGGCATGGAGTACCTGTCTATGAAGTGGAGTGGTTCAAGTCAG TGGATGATGTGAACACAAACAGTGAATTTTACACAACCATGGAGGAGCAGGGCCTCTTTACACGAGCCTTTCCCGACCTCGTCCTCCAACATGAAGAGGAGATGGGCATGAAAAAGGAGAAGAAAAAGAAAG GGTCAAAGAAATCCAAGAAGAAAGAACAAACAGAGGATGAGCTGGGTGACTTGTCAAGCCAGATGCTACTGTTGGAGCTCCAGGGTGATAAGGATGCTATGGATGATAAGGATTCTTTGCAGGTGAAAAAGGAGCTATCAACACAAGGGCCTATTGGTGATCCATGTCCCATAGCAAACTGTCGACAGAAACCTAGTCGCTGCATCAAAGATGTTGATGAACTGGATGTAAGGGTGAAACAGAAAAACAAGACATCCTTATGGATGAGCCGGAACAGTCATACTGTGTCAGAACGCTCTGATGGACAGTTGGATACAAAGACTAAGCAAGTGACTGGACTAGCAGGCGTAAAATTACACAAAGGCAGTTCTCTAGAGTTCAGAGGGACACTTGGAACCAGTGATAAACATAGACCCAGAGGGGATACACTGGATCAAGATGATTCTAAGATTTCATACAAGTCTAATTCCAGTGAGGATTCAGACAAACCAGAGTCTGATTCAGATTCTGACAAGGAGAATGAGGAGGTGTTCCTTTCCCTGTCTCAGAGGCTCCAGATGAGGCTTGGACAGTCTTCCAAATGCCGATCTTCGTCTGGAGGATTTGAACAGTGTCTGGCCCTGAAACACAATACCAAGATGAAATGTACATCGGAGGGTGGGGTTAACTCAATGTGGAGTGTGAAGTGTGTAAGGACTAGGAATAGTAATGAAAAAATTGTAGCAGAACCAAACTCAGGTGCATTCCGTAGTGACAACTGCTTCAAGAAACCTAATGTGTCTTGTAATACCGGGATGAAATCAGATGTGCTGATTCATTCTCAGGGAAGGCGAAAGAAAGCTAATGAAATCACAGATTTGTCCCAACCTGTTCTTAGCAGAGACCAACCAATTAATGGTAGCACACTTAATCTGACTTCAGATGTAAATGTAGACTGCCAAATAGATAGAAAGGAGCCAGCTTATAGTGGTTTAAGAGGCACTACTAATTACAAATCAAGTCAGCCTTGTTCTGAAAGAAAACCATGTGCTAGTTCAAAGCATAtttcattacctgttgattcaacAGGTTGTGGACTAAAGGGTTCAAATGCTGAAGGACAAGATCTTTCATTGACAGGTACAGGCCCAGTAACTGATCTGCCTCAGGTCTTGAAATCAGATGTAGAAACATCTGAAGGATCAAACCTGCGATTAACTTATCCACAAGTAAAGAATTCTCCAGCAGTATCAGACTTTACTCCAGATACCCTCTGTGAGAATGACTTCAGCCATGTTGCTTACATGACAGAAGTTCACACTCCTGATATCAACAGCAGACCGGGCATACCTTCTGTCAGTGGGACATCTTCTGTCTCCTTTGATTCACTAAGTTCTGAGGAAAGTGCTATAAATCGTGATTATTTAGATAAAAGTAGCAGCACCCATGACAATAGTAATACCCATGTGCCTCGTCATGGTATGCCTGCTTCACAAATTAACTCATCCAGTAGTAACACTGAATTACTAAACGAGTCACCTCATCATTCCAGTGTAAGCCCCAAACCAATGAAACCCTTCTGTTTGAAGAGCCATTTATTCCAACAAACACCATCGCCATTAACAGGACGGGAGAGGTCTACACTGTATCCTCTAACCCCTGTGACAGGCTCTGCTTCGGGTCAGGCTAAGGTTCTCTTATATCAGACTCCCTCTCCGTTGTTCATGGTGAAACCCTGCATCTCCCACTCTGTGGACAACAGACCTGCTCACACGAACCAGACCATACTGTTTCAGACTCCACCCACAGACTCCATCTCTGCTGTCAACTCAACCTTACAGTTTGGCAATTTCAACATGCAGGCATCGCTGTTGGATGACACTTTATTCAATGTTACTGCCAATTCTACCACCACAGGGTCGTCATTTGTCAGTCATAGAACTCAAGATGTTGGTACCCTTGATGAAGATCATCCACCCATCACTCGTAATGTAGATACAAATGAAGGTAGTCCTGAAATGTCTTCCAGTGATTCATTATGTCCCCCATCCTGTGGATGGTTAACAGCATGCGATGGTAGATATGATATCAACTTAAGTTTCCCCCTGTTATCAATCGATTCCATGGCTTCAATTGAAAAAGCTGATGTCAGTGGCAGGGAGGATGTGGCTTCAAGAGGCCAGCTGAGAGGAGAGAGTTCAGAATCACATGAAATTGGAAAGAACAAAATTGATCAGGGCAGTCTGGAAAAAAATGCATACACATATTGTTGTGTGAAACATCCCATTGTTGCTAATGGAAGCAGCGAGCAAGAGACGGAAATTCCTAATGAATCTTCTTATGTACCTGGAACTAGAACTGAACAAAATGCTTCATCTGAAATGATGTTTCTGGGTCGCGCTGAGACTGATGAACAGATCCTTAAtgtgaacatactttcatctcaAAGTCAAATTCCACCCTGTTCCCAAAAAACAATTCCTAATAGATCCAAGTTGTCGTTGAGACGAAAGGGCAACAGATGTCAAAGCACACTGATTCAGCATGAAGTCTTATCATGTGACTTAGAACGTTCACATGCACTTCCAACAGTTTCTACTACTGACGGGTCAGTAGACTCGTGTACAGATGACCAAACTGCAGGGCCAGATCGTATCAAATGTTCCACTGAGGATTCTGTGATAGACTTGTGTGAAGATGCTGACAGTGAAAGAGAGAATGATGAAAATCCCGACAGCGAGGTGTTGGACGGTAAACCCGTTTGTGTGCCAACGAACCGTTTTGTATCTATAGACAAGGTTTTCCCAGAGGCACTAGAAGGTGATCGTACATTTCTACAGATGCTGAATGAACCGCCTCACCGCGTTAGAATCTCCTCGAAACAACCTTTGCCGAACTTCTATGAGGACTCTGACAGTGATACAGTGCCTGATTGGGAAACTGAAATCAAGGGTGCCGAAATTCGTAATAGTAATGGTTGCTCTAACGTTTCCAGGGTCAGTTGTGCATCATCGTCCTTCAGCAGTGAGGAAGATTCAGCTGAGGGTAGCTCCACTGCCACAGCCCCAACAGAATCATATAGTGATGGAATGAACAGAACGGACGGATTTGTGTCAATATCGGACAATCATGATGTGGGCGAAGCAGATGATATGACCATGACGGAAAGCCCAGCGTCTCTGTCAGACAGGCTGAAACTCAGATTGTCCAACAATGCTCAAAACGCTTTGAAAGCACTCACCACGCGAAGAAACTTTGGTCTTGATGTAAACGTAAAACCTGTACGGAAAACGTGA